The proteins below come from a single Miscanthus floridulus cultivar M001 chromosome 1, ASM1932011v1, whole genome shotgun sequence genomic window:
- the LOC136474544 gene encoding probable methyltransferase At1g29790, giving the protein MSITRLAASYVDPGTGVPLRRAILYVFVLLGSNLATFLLSFHYSSCATPPAAAAAPPKMATPTTTTVPEQPVDLPLEFHAFAGPHALPYGRNTNWGTAELRPPVGHPCLAFPDLLAAFMSYPVNASCPDDELPAQRLLLRGCEPLPRRRCRPAAPPDPAPPLPFPDALWSTPPDRSVHWSAYTCKSFRCLVDRARSPRFDDCKDCFDLAGGRERYRWLNATDKKRNPLNFSIDEVLASASPPASVRIGLDIGGGSGTFAVRMREHGVTVVATTVNLNGPFSTFVAARGIVPLYVSVAARLPFFDNTLDIVHSMHVLSGWIPPVALQFALFDVYRVLRPGGLFWLDHFFCGEAEMAAYVDVIESVGFGKLRWVTGSKLDKGPERKEMYLSALLEKPLKNSWRH; this is encoded by the coding sequence ATGTCCATCACAAGGTTGGCCGCGTCGTACGTGGACCCCGGCACCGGAGTCCCCCTCCGCCGCGCGATCCTTTACGTCTTCGTGCTCCTCGGCTCCAACCTCGCCACGTTCCTCCTCTCCTTCCACTATTCTTCCTGCGCGACGCCTccggccgccgcggcggcgccgcCGAAAATGGCTACTCCAACGACCACCACCGTCCCGGAGCAGCCGGTGGACCTCCCGCTGGAGTTCCACGCGTTCGCGGGGCCGCACGCGCTACCGTACGGGCGCAACACCAACTGGGGCACCGCCGAGCTGCGGCCACCCGTGGGCCACCCGTGCCTGGCCTTCCCGGACCTGCTCGCCGCCTTCATGTCGTACCCCGTCAACGCCTCCTGCCCCGACGACGAGCTCCCCGCGCAGCGGCTCCTCCTCCGCGGCTGCGAGCccctgccgcgccgccgctgccgccccgccgcgccgccggacccggcgccgccgctgccgttcCCGGACGCGCTCTGGTCCACGCCGCCCGACCGCTCCGTGCACTGGTCCGCCTACACGTGCAAGTCCTTCCGCTGCCTCGTCGACCGCGCGCGCTCCCCGCGCTTCGACGACTGCAAGGACTGCTTCGACCTCGCCGGCGGCCGGGAGCGATACCGCTGGCTCAACGCCACGGACAAGAAGAGGAACCCGCTCAACTTCTCCATCGACGAGGTGCTCGCGTCGGCGTCCCCGCCGGCGTCCGTCCGCATCGGGCTCGACATCGGCGGCGGCTCCGGCACCTTCGCAGTGCGCATGCGCGAGCACGGCGTCACCGTGGTGGCCACCACCGTGAACCTCAACGGCCCCTTCAGCACCTTCGTGGCCGCGCGCGGGATCGTGCCGCTCTACGTCAGCGTCGCTGCGCGGCTGCCCTTCTTCGACAACACGCTGGACATCGTGCACTCCATGCACGTGCTCAGCGGCTGGATCCCGCCCGTCGCGCTGCAGTTCGCGCTGTTCGACGTGTACCGGGTGCTCCGGCCCGGCGGCCTGTTCTGGTTGGACCACTTCTTCTGCGGGGAGGCGGAGATGGCGGCGTACGTGGATGTAATAGAGAGCGTCGGGTTCGGCAAGCTGAGGTGGGTGACAGGTAGTAAGCTCGACAAGGGACCGGAGAGGAAGGAGATGTACCTCTCGGCATTGCTAGAGAAGCCGCTCAAGAACTCGTGGCGCCATTAA
- the LOC136474554 gene encoding protein POLLEN DEFECTIVE IN GUIDANCE 1-like, giving the protein MSLRSGGRQLSFELLAGDLTADDADDISPRSLPGTTSDGQRRRRRRSKRKRGLRSPPIDEAASEGEQQPRVEGGGDSAAAFRVPDLRSTAETVCEGSDAKMSAASCVTYVGVELRQRSVFGAGRVLAASADDGTSSCGSSTRESASAAAAAVADVAAMAWRPEANGGMKKKLEKESSLDWEKYMKDNSNILGEVERLDNSPFRYFLGELYGGNSLRSTIAVGNEKKRQRVYNTMFHVPWRCERLIVAGFFVCLDSFLSLLTIMPARIVITIWRVLKTRKFRRPNAADLSDYGCFVVLALGVASLQMIDISLIYHVIRGQGTIKLYVVYNVLEIFDKLCQSFGEDVLQVLFNSAEGLSACSTDNVTFELMRFILDEAIAVVAFVVHSFVLLAQAITLSTCIIAHNNALLALLVSNNFAEIKSNVFKRVSKENLHSLVYYDIIERFHITAFLLFVLAQNILEAEGPWFDSFLTNASLVFLCEVLIDAIKHSFLAKFNEIKPVAYSEFLEDLCKQILNDKPDDHKKDLTFIPLAPACVVIRVLTPVYATLLPAGPFIWRIFWILLWSVLTYFMLAIFKIIVGLILRCLANWYVNLRLTRKQHVD; this is encoded by the exons ATGTCGCTCCGATCCGGCGGCCGCCAGCTATCCTTCGAGCTCCTCGCGGGCGACCTCACCGCCGACGACGCGGACGACATCTCCCCGCGCTCCCTGCCGGGCACCACTTCAGATGGCCAGCGCCGGCGCAGGAGACGGTCCAAGCGCAAGCGTGGGCTCCGGAGCCCCCCGATCGACGAGGCGGCCTCGGAGGGGGAGCAGCAGCCGCGCGTGGAGGGCGGCGGCGACTCGGCCGCGGCGTTCAGGGTCCCGGATCTGAGGTCGACTGCGGAGACGGTGTGCGAGGGCTCGGACGCCAAAATGTCTGCTGCGAGCTGCGTAACCTATGTTGGCGTGGAGCTGAGGCAGAGGAGCGTCTTCGGGGCCGGGAGGGTGTTGGCGGCGTCCGCGGATGATGGCACCAGCAGCTGCGGCAGCAGCACGCGGGAGAGCGCAtcagctgctgcggcggcggtggcggatgTGGCGGCCATGGCGTGGCGGCCTGAGGCGAATGGGGGCatgaagaagaagctggagaaGGAGTCGTCGCTGGATTGGGAGAAGTACATGAAGGATAATAGCAACATTCTCGGAG AAGTTGAGCGCCTTGACAATTCACCATTCAGATATTTCCTTGGGGAACTATATGGTGGCAATTCACTAAGAAGCACAATTGCAGTGGGCAATGAGAAGAAGCGACAGCGGGTGTACAACACTATGTTTCATGTCCCATGGAGATGTGAGCGG CTAATTGTCGCAGGATTCTTCGTCTGCTTAGATTCCTTTCTGTCGTTGCTTACAATTATGCCTGCACGAATTGTCATTACCATCTGGCGGGTGCTGAAGACCAG AAAGTTTCGGCGGCCAAATGCTGCTGATTTATCAGATTATGGATGTTTTGTAGTTCTAGCCCTTGGAGTTGCTTCTTTGCAAATGATAG ATATTAGCTTAATTTACCATGTCATTCGTGGTCAGGGCACGATCAAGCTTTATGTCGTATACAACGTACTAGAG ATCTTTGACAAACTCTGTCAATCATTCGGTGAGGATGTGCTGCAAGTTCTGTTCAACTCAGCTGAGGGGTTGTCAGCATGCTCGACAGATAATGTGACATTTGAACTGATGCGGTTCATTTTGGACGAGGCGATAGCCGTTGTTGCATTTG TTGTCCATTCATTTGTCTTGTTAGCTCAGGCGATCACCCTGTCAACATGTATTATTGCCCACAACAATGCATTATTGGCTCTACTGGTATCAAACAATTTTGCTGAGATAAAAAGTAATGTATTTAAGCGTGTTAGCAAAGAGAATCTTCATAGTTTGGTATACTATG ACATCATTGAGCGATTTCACATCACGGCCTTTCTGCTATTTGTTCTTGCTCAAAATATCTTGGAAGCAGAGGGTCCATGGTTTGACAGCTTTCTTACT AATGCGTCATTGGTTTTTTTGTGTGAAGTACTTATCGATGCTATCAAACATTCCTTCCTTGCAAAATTTAATGAGATAAAGCCAGTTGCTTATTCAGAGTTTTTGGAAGATCTTTGCAAGCAG ATTTTGAATGACAAACCTGATGACCATAAGAAGGACCTAACATTCATCCCCCTTGCCCCAGCTTGTGTT GTAATTCGTGTATTGACCCCGGTATATGCTACCCTCCTTCCTGCTGGCCCATTTATCTGGAGAATATTCTGGATTTTACTTTGGTCAGTTCTGACCTATTTTATGCTCGCCATATTCAAGATAATCGTGGGACTGATACTGCGCTGCCTTGCAAATTGGTATGTAAATCTACGGCTCACAAGAAAACAACATGTGGACTGA